One stretch of Sebastes umbrosus isolate fSebUmb1 chromosome 5, fSebUmb1.pri, whole genome shotgun sequence DNA includes these proteins:
- the mob3c gene encoding MOB kinase activator 3C isoform X2: protein MALCLGQVFSKDKTFRPRKRFEPGTQRFELYKKAQASLKSGLDLRKVVQLPEGENINDWIAVHVVDFFNRINLIYGTVSEYCSERTCPIMSGGLRYEYRWQDGDDYKKPTKLPALKYMNLLMDWIESLINNEDIFPTRVGV, encoded by the coding sequence ATGGCGTTGTGTCTTGGACAAGTGTTCAGCAAAGACAAAACATTCAGGCCGAGGAAGAGGTTTGAACCGGGCACCCAGCGCTTTGAGCTCTACAAGAAGGCCCAGGCCTCGCTCAAGTCCGGCCTGGATCTGAGGAAAGTGGTTCAGCTGCCCGAGGGAGAGAACATCAACGACTGGATAGCCGTTCACGTGGTGGATTTCTTCAACAGGATCAACTTGATCTACGGCACGGTGAGCGAGTACTGCTCCGAGCGCACGTGTCCTATCATGTCCGGGGGGCTGAGGTACGAATACAGGTGGCAGGACGGCGACGACTACAAGAAACCCACCAAGCTGCCCGCTCTCAAGTACATGAACCTGCTCATGGACTGGATAGAGTCGCTCATCAATAATGAGGACATCTTCCCCACCAGAGTAGGTGTGTGA
- the mob3c gene encoding MOB kinase activator 3C isoform X1 codes for MALCLGQVFSKDKTFRPRKRFEPGTQRFELYKKAQASLKSGLDLRKVVQLPEGENINDWIAVHVVDFFNRINLIYGTVSEYCSERTCPIMSGGLRYEYRWQDGDDYKKPTKLPALKYMNLLMDWIESLINNEDIFPTRVGVPFPKNFQQVCKKVLSRLFRVFVHVYIHHFDSICSMGAEAHINTCYKHYYYFISEFNLIDHSELEPLKEMTEKICN; via the exons ATGGCGTTGTGTCTTGGACAAGTGTTCAGCAAAGACAAAACATTCAGGCCGAGGAAGAGGTTTGAACCGGGCACCCAGCGCTTTGAGCTCTACAAGAAGGCCCAGGCCTCGCTCAAGTCCGGCCTGGATCTGAGGAAAGTGGTTCAGCTGCCCGAGGGAGAGAACATCAACGACTGGATAGCCGTTCACGTGGTGGATTTCTTCAACAGGATCAACTTGATCTACGGCACGGTGAGCGAGTACTGCTCCGAGCGCACGTGTCCTATCATGTCCGGGGGGCTGAGGTACGAATACAGGTGGCAGGACGGCGACGACTACAAGAAACCCACCAAGCTGCCCGCTCTCAAGTACATGAACCTGCTCATGGACTGGATAGAGTCGCTCATCAATAATGAGGACATCTTCCCCACCAGAGTAG GTGTACCTTTCCCCAAGAACTTCCAGCAGGTGTGCAAGAAGGTCCTGAGCCGTCTCTTCAGGGTGTTTGTGCACGTTTACATCCATCACTTTGACAGCATCTGCAGCATGGGCGCAGAGGCCCACATCAATACCTGCTACAAGCACTACTACTACTTCATCTCAGAGTTCAACCTCATTGATCACTCTGAACTGGAGCCCCTG AAAGAGATGACAGAGAAGATATgcaattaa
- the mknk1 gene encoding LOW QUALITY PROTEIN: MAP kinase-interacting serine/threonine-protein kinase 1 (The sequence of the model RefSeq protein was modified relative to this genomic sequence to represent the inferred CDS: deleted 1 base in 1 codon): protein MLTSAVRRFDRGDPAGLDPFGHRVQLADMVRHSMMMTEVQTFQHSLQGNSLAVGQVGQSCGATQENGVASDERQHLSQGPAEIEKSQPVNIPDAAKRKKKKRTRATDSSTGTFDDLYKLTNEVLGQGAYAKVQGCISLQNGQEYAVKIIEKSAGHSRSRVFREVETLYQCQGNINILELIQFFEDSSCFYLVFEKLRGGSILTHIQNRKYFDELEASKVVRDIALALDFLHTKGIAHRDLKLENILCEYTDRVSPVKICDFDLGSGVKLSSACTPITTPELTTPCGSAEYMAPEVVEVFTDEASFYDKRCDLWSLGVILYILLSGSPPFTGHCGSDCGWDRGETCRTCQSHLFESIQQGKYEFPDKDWERITEGAKDLISKLLVRDATLRLSAAKVLKHPWVQGNAPERGLPTPHVLQRNSSTKDLSQFAAEAIAFNRQLSQHDEQQEDVGAIVCSMRLSPPSNSRLARRRAQTNSMRASDFAPASDDLTA from the exons ATGCTTACATCAGCTGTGAGACGCTTTGAC AGAGGGGATCCGGCTGGTTTGGACCCATTTGGACACAGAGTCCAG TTGGCAGATATGGTGAGGCACAGCATGATGATGACAGAGGTGCAGACCTTCCAGCACTCTCTCCAG GGTAACTCCCTGGCTGTGGGCCAAGTGGGACAGAGTTGTGGAGCAACTCAGGAGAACGGGGTCGCTTCAGACGAGAGACAGCACCTTTCCCAAGGCCCAGCAG AAATTGAGAAAAGCCAGCCAGTGAATATCCCAGATGCagctaaaagaaaaaagaagaaaagaaccAGAGCGACGGACAGCTCCACAGGCACTTTTGATG ATCTCTACAAACTGACAAACGAGGTGCTCGGTCAGGGAGCTTATGCTAAAGTTCAAGGATGCATAAGTCTGCAGAATGGACAGGAGTATGCTGTGAAG atcATAGAAAAGAGTGCAGGTCACAGCCGCAGCAGAGTCTTTCGAGAAGTGGAGACTCTCTACCAGTGTCAAGGAAACAT CAACATTTTGGAATTGATCCAGTTCTTTGAAGACAGCTCCTGCTTTTATTTAGTATTTGAAAAGCTGCGTGGCG GTTCTATTCTTACACACATCCAGAACCGGAAGTACTTTGATGAGCTGGAGGCCAGTAAGGTGGTCAGGGACATTGCCCTAGCTCTTGACTTCCTACACACTAAAG GCATTGCCCACAGAGACCTTAAGCTGGAGAACATCCTTTGTGAATACACTGATCGG GTGTCCCCAGTAAAGATCTGTGATTTTGACTTGGGAAGTGGAGTGAAGCTCAGCAGTGCCTGTACGCCCATAACAACTCCAGAGCTCACCACACCG TGTGGCTCAGCAGAGTACATGGCTCCAGAGGTAGTGGAGGTGTTCACTGATGAGGCCTCCTTCTACGACAAACGCTGTGACCTTTGGAGTCTCGGGGTCATCCTCTACATCCTTCTGAGCGGCAGCCCCCCCTTCACAGGCCACTGTGGTAGCGACTGTGGCTGGGACCGGGGGGAAACCTGCAGAACCTGCCAG AGTCACCTGTTTGAGAGCATCCAGCAGGGCAAGTATGAGTTTCCAGACAAGGACTGGGAACGCATCACAGAGGGGGCCAAGGATCTCATCTCCAAGCTGCTGGTTCGGGACGCAACTCTGCGCCTCAGTGCTGCTAAGGTCCTCAAACACCCTTGGGTGCAGGGG AACGCTCCAGAGAGAGGTCTTCCAACCCCTCATGTTCTACAGAG GAACAGCAGCACCAAAGACCTGAGCCAGTTTGCAGCAGAAGCCATCGCCTTCAACCGGCAGCTATCCCAGCACGATGAGCAGCAGGAAGACGTCGGAGCCATCGTTTGCTCCATGAGGCTTTCTCCTCCATCCAACTCCAGACTGGCCCGCAGACGGGCGCAGACCAACTCCATGCGCGCCAGCGACTTCGCACCCGCATCGGACGACCTCACAGCCTGA